The following proteins are encoded in a genomic region of Mahella australiensis 50-1 BON:
- a CDS encoding YybS family protein, with the protein MSDNKSGRVLLEVIGYGALAALLCRALVMAPLINFVLLLTPTPFIMITVRRGWLWSAVSIGVALAVLYLTGGVIAVLVFAVLVIPTVVILAWFFKRKSDAFYAALASSVVVAVAGILLVQAVKWATGREIFDYIQQALRTLFSTTDMNAGIFSMLRPQQGEPISPEDMAVAVTAIFKIMLPSMIMILSLSAGFINMMAAGRWLKKYGADISDIQPFHEWALPNDAAKGLLSIAVVGLVGMLFGISGFDMVFATIMGVLNFIFAIQGLATLDYIMIMSNMSVVARTALMILNFVIFQLMLTMLGVAEQIFHIRRNIKNRYNGGMDS; encoded by the coding sequence ATGTCTGACAATAAAAGCGGCCGCGTTTTGCTGGAGGTCATAGGTTATGGCGCATTAGCGGCGCTGTTATGCCGTGCCTTAGTTATGGCACCGCTGATTAATTTCGTATTGCTGCTTACCCCTACGCCGTTTATTATGATAACCGTGCGCCGTGGCTGGCTTTGGAGCGCAGTATCTATAGGCGTGGCTTTAGCTGTATTATATTTAACGGGTGGTGTCATAGCGGTGCTGGTTTTCGCAGTGCTGGTGATACCGACCGTCGTTATACTGGCTTGGTTTTTCAAGCGCAAATCGGATGCCTTTTATGCTGCATTAGCCTCGTCTGTGGTGGTGGCGGTAGCCGGCATCCTGCTCGTGCAGGCCGTGAAATGGGCTACAGGCCGAGAAATATTCGATTATATTCAGCAAGCCTTAAGAACACTGTTTAGCACAACTGATATGAACGCTGGTATATTCAGTATGCTGCGGCCTCAACAGGGTGAGCCGATATCGCCGGAGGACATGGCTGTGGCAGTTACTGCTATTTTTAAGATAATGTTGCCGTCTATGATCATGATACTTTCCTTGAGTGCAGGCTTTATCAATATGATGGCAGCCGGTCGGTGGTTGAAAAAATACGGAGCCGATATATCGGATATACAGCCGTTTCATGAATGGGCATTGCCTAACGATGCTGCAAAGGGATTGCTGAGCATAGCTGTGGTTGGGTTAGTAGGTATGCTCTTTGGTATATCTGGGTTCGATATGGTTTTTGCTACTATAATGGGTGTGTTGAATTTCATATTCGCTATACAGGGACTGGCAACGCTGGATTATATAATGATAATGAGCAATATGAGTGTCGTTGCCAGGACAGCGCTTATGATACTGAATTTTGTTATATTTCAGCTCATGCTTACCATGCTGGGTGTTGCGGAACAGATATTCCATATAAGGCGTAATATAAAGAATAGATATAATGGCGGGATGGATTCATGA
- the pheA gene encoding prephenate dehydratase: MKRLGFLGPDGTFTQQAALEYCRHKSRQMVEYASIPDVIWAVASDKVDEGLVPIENSIEGAVNATMDMLAHEVDLFIVAELVLPVHQCLMVRRGIDMGDITDIFSHPQALAQCQHFIHSNMPDVNVHNVYSTAAAAKLVAESDKPWAAIAMPSAAQRWGLSILVSDIQDMPGNATRFVVLSKELAQPGLHNKTSIIFSVEDTPGSLYHTLKVFADKGINLTRIESRPAKKMLGQYLFFVDLIGHSQDDIVRECLEIISNNSSFYKYLGSYPVWEGTIA, encoded by the coding sequence TTGAAAAGACTCGGCTTTTTGGGACCGGATGGTACATTCACACAACAGGCGGCTTTGGAATATTGTCGCCATAAATCCAGACAGATGGTGGAGTATGCTAGCATACCCGATGTTATATGGGCGGTAGCTTCCGATAAAGTGGATGAAGGATTGGTACCTATAGAGAATTCAATAGAAGGCGCGGTTAACGCTACCATGGATATGCTGGCCCATGAGGTAGATTTATTTATAGTGGCTGAGCTGGTATTGCCGGTGCATCAGTGCCTTATGGTGCGTCGAGGAATAGATATGGGCGATATCACCGATATATTCTCTCATCCGCAAGCGTTAGCCCAATGCCAGCATTTTATACATAGTAATATGCCTGATGTAAACGTGCATAACGTATACAGTACTGCAGCCGCTGCCAAGCTGGTGGCGGAGAGCGACAAACCATGGGCGGCCATCGCGATGCCATCGGCGGCGCAGCGATGGGGACTTAGTATACTGGTATCGGACATACAGGATATGCCCGGCAATGCTACGCGTTTCGTAGTTTTAAGCAAGGAACTTGCTCAACCGGGTTTGCATAATAAGACATCTATAATTTTCAGCGTGGAGGATACCCCCGGTAGCCTATATCATACGCTCAAAGTATTTGCTGATAAAGGTATAAATCTTACGCGCATAGAGTCTAGGCCAGCTAAGAAAATGTTGGGGCAGTATCTTTTTTTTGTCGATCTGATAGGACATAGCCAGGATGATATAGTACGCGAATGTTTGGAAATAATATCAAATAACAGCAGCTTCTACAAATATTTAGGATCTTACCCAGTATGGGAAGGGACAATCGCTTAG
- the rpsR gene encoding 30S ribosomal protein S18 → MRKKVCAFCADKAYQIDYKDINRLKKYVTERGKIIPRRITGNCAKHQRQLTIAIKRARAIALLPYTTD, encoded by the coding sequence ATGCGCAAAAAGGTGTGCGCTTTTTGTGCCGATAAGGCCTATCAGATAGATTATAAGGATATAAATCGTTTGAAAAAATATGTTACCGAGCGCGGCAAGATAATTCCCAGGCGTATAACAGGCAATTGCGCCAAACATCAGCGTCAGCTTACCATAGCTATAAAGAGGGCGCGCGCCATAGCGCTGTTGCCGTACACCACGGATTGA
- a CDS encoding single-stranded DNA-binding protein gives MLNKVILVGRLTRDPETRYLPSGVSVTNFTVAVDRNFTSQDGQRGADFIPIVTWRKLAELCANYLAKGRLVAISGRLQMRSYDGQDGQRRYVTEVVADEVQFLDRGSSAPAQGNVAAPDATGAVRETASTNEVDSSDMEGFYDLGSEDELPF, from the coding sequence ATGTTGAATAAGGTAATATTGGTAGGTCGTTTGACCAGGGATCCGGAGACAAGATATCTACCCAGTGGTGTCAGCGTTACTAATTTTACCGTAGCGGTGGATAGGAACTTTACAAGTCAAGATGGACAAAGAGGCGCTGACTTTATACCAATAGTAACGTGGAGAAAGTTGGCCGAGCTATGTGCCAATTATCTTGCCAAAGGACGGTTGGTGGCGATATCGGGGCGCCTGCAGATGCGTTCGTATGATGGACAGGATGGTCAGCGCCGTTATGTGACCGAGGTGGTAGCCGATGAAGTCCAATTTCTGGATAGAGGGAGTTCGGCTCCGGCACAAGGCAATGTTGCAGCGCCTGATGCTACAGGAGCTGTGCGCGAGACGGCCAGTACCAATGAGGTTGACAGCAGCGATATGGAAGGATTTTATGATTTAGGCAGTGAGGACGAGCTGCCATTTTAA
- the rpsF gene encoding 30S ribosomal protein S6 — MREYETMFVINPTLDAEATQAVIERFKNLISEQGGEVRNVDEWGRRKLAYEIKDFNEGYYVLMEFAANPDLPAELERVYKITDDIIRYLIISKEDK, encoded by the coding sequence ATGCGGGAATATGAAACCATGTTCGTTATCAATCCCACATTGGATGCTGAGGCCACACAGGCTGTGATAGAGAGGTTTAAAAACCTCATTTCAGAGCAGGGTGGCGAGGTGCGCAATGTGGATGAATGGGGCAGGCGCAAGTTGGCCTACGAGATAAAGGATTTCAACGAAGGCTATTATGTGTTGATGGAATTCGCAGCTAATCCGGACCTGCCTGCAGAGCTGGAACGCGTCTACAAGATAACGGATGATATAATAAGATATTTGATAATATCAAAAGAAGACAAATAA
- a CDS encoding slipin family protein, translating to MGSAIMVLSIIIAVEAIWWLVWAVLALARKKYPVFAIVVGALVVWGIFACLAINAGSNAIGDQVTGPFITLVILLIVPFIILPGMAVIITEYQRGVLFRLGRLMGIVEPGFNIIFPFGIDRVVKIDLRTFTIDVAKQEVITKDNVPVLVDAVVYFNVFDPILAVTKVANYTQSTTLLGQTILRSVLGQHELDEILSKRAELNEILRKLLDEATDPWGIKITTVEIKSIELPDTMKRAMAKQAEAERERRAKIIAADGEYQAAQKLLAAASVISKDPAALQLRYLQTLSEIAVEKNSTILFPLPIELLKAFSDK from the coding sequence ATGGGATCCGCGATAATGGTTTTATCGATCATAATAGCCGTAGAGGCTATATGGTGGCTTGTGTGGGCGGTTTTAGCGTTGGCCAGGAAGAAATATCCGGTGTTTGCCATAGTGGTTGGAGCACTGGTCGTATGGGGCATATTCGCATGCCTTGCCATAAATGCCGGCTCTAACGCTATAGGTGATCAGGTAACTGGCCCGTTCATAACCTTGGTGATATTATTGATAGTGCCTTTCATAATACTGCCAGGCATGGCCGTTATTATAACAGAATACCAACGCGGCGTGCTTTTCCGCTTAGGCCGGCTTATGGGAATAGTGGAGCCTGGGTTTAACATTATATTTCCGTTCGGGATCGATCGCGTGGTAAAGATAGACCTGCGCACATTCACGATAGACGTCGCCAAGCAAGAGGTCATAACCAAGGACAATGTACCCGTCTTAGTTGATGCGGTGGTGTATTTTAACGTTTTCGACCCCATATTGGCCGTAACCAAGGTGGCCAACTATACGCAAAGCACGACGCTGCTCGGGCAGACAATTTTGCGCTCTGTGCTGGGCCAGCATGAATTGGATGAAATACTTTCAAAAAGGGCTGAGCTTAACGAGATATTGCGTAAACTTTTGGATGAAGCCACTGATCCATGGGGAATAAAGATTACGACAGTTGAGATAAAAAGCATCGAGTTGCCCGATACCATGAAGCGTGCCATGGCTAAGCAGGCCGAGGCTGAACGCGAGCGCCGTGCCAAGATCATCGCTGCCGACGGTGAATATCAGGCAGCCCAAAAGCTGCTGGCCGCAGCGTCGGTTATATCAAAGGACCCTGCGGCATTGCAGCTAAGGTACTTGCAGACCCTTAGCGAAATCGCCGTAGAGAAAAACTCAACCATATTGTTCCCATTGCCTATAGAATTGCTCAAGGCATTCAGCGATAAGTAG
- a CDS encoding SurA N-terminal domain-containing protein: protein MLKKTGTIIAIAAVALLLIAFFAINTGFAESMWSYIGEQAASIREQKNDATIATIGDARITQNDLDLAMLMREQAYELQSKEIDELQNMMPEQPTKEKVLDSLIENEILYQEAVKRGCSVSLDEAKKYLEDNKKIYDEISSGKLTPDNKDMAIEACEVTEDFAKGMGMTIEEYMEYLAPAVQKELSIAKLKQSILQSAPSDVKSGPQKAEEYFNKQKEEIKKNYNVKYNVIDPAAKTGGL, encoded by the coding sequence ATGTTGAAAAAAACAGGGACCATTATTGCTATAGCTGCAGTTGCCTTGCTATTGATTGCTTTCTTTGCAATAAATACAGGTTTTGCCGAGAGCATGTGGTCGTATATCGGAGAGCAAGCCGCTTCTATCAGAGAACAAAAAAACGACGCAACGATTGCCACTATAGGTGATGCGCGCATAACGCAAAACGACCTTGATTTGGCCATGCTAATGCGTGAACAGGCATATGAACTTCAAAGCAAAGAGATCGATGAATTGCAAAATATGATGCCCGAACAACCAACCAAGGAAAAAGTGCTTGATTCATTGATAGAAAATGAAATACTTTACCAGGAGGCTGTCAAAAGAGGTTGCAGCGTTTCTCTAGATGAAGCTAAAAAGTATCTCGAGGATAATAAAAAGATCTATGATGAAATATCAAGCGGAAAGCTAACACCTGACAATAAAGATATGGCAATTGAAGCTTGCGAAGTGACGGAAGACTTTGCCAAGGGAATGGGGATGACCATAGAAGAGTATATGGAGTACCTTGCACCTGCAGTTCAAAAAGAATTGTCGATAGCTAAATTAAAGCAGTCAATACTACAGTCAGCTCCCTCTGATGTAAAGAGCGGCCCTCAAAAAGCAGAAGAATACTTTAACAAACAAAAAGAAGAAATTAAAAAAAATTATAATGTTAAATATAACGTCATAGACCCCGCGGCTAAAACCGGAGGCTTGTAA